One stretch of Paenibacillus sp. AN1007 DNA includes these proteins:
- a CDS encoding LysR family transcriptional regulator: MNLEQLEYVVEIAKTQSFSAASEQLHVTQSAISQSVHRLEKELGLILFVRSRQGTHPTPEGRQFIAKALDILQRIDELKALNEAASTLTGDLHVATFPSVMHYLVQSAADMKRDHPQLRLSIEEKGSMEVIEDIRMNKTHLGFIAIYAKQLRELDGLHFTPMYSSKLVVCTHQLSELAKHTRVTPEQLKEHKLALYRDGFIEDFLQEFTYEYGHLSILFKTNNSEAISTVLKNNIAATIGHDFSFHQHPLWKEGLIKMVEITEIQQPKMQIGFVQTESREAAAAAEQFARRFKQAIELGHL; the protein is encoded by the coding sequence ATGAATCTGGAACAGCTCGAATACGTTGTTGAAATCGCAAAAACCCAATCTTTCTCCGCTGCATCAGAGCAGCTTCACGTCACTCAATCTGCTATTAGCCAATCCGTTCACCGTTTGGAAAAAGAGCTGGGCCTGATTCTATTCGTGCGTTCCAGACAGGGCACCCATCCCACACCGGAAGGCAGACAATTTATCGCCAAAGCGCTGGACATCCTGCAGCGAATCGATGAATTGAAAGCTTTGAATGAAGCCGCCTCTACGCTGACAGGTGATCTGCATGTTGCTACTTTTCCAAGTGTCATGCATTATCTGGTGCAGTCAGCTGCCGACATGAAGCGGGACCATCCGCAGCTGAGACTGTCCATTGAAGAGAAAGGTTCCATGGAAGTCATTGAAGACATTCGTATGAACAAGACACATCTGGGCTTTATCGCCATTTACGCGAAACAACTGCGCGAATTGGATGGACTGCATTTTACACCAATGTATTCAAGCAAGCTTGTTGTATGCACCCATCAGCTGTCCGAACTGGCCAAACACACACGTGTCACCCCTGAGCAGCTAAAAGAACATAAACTCGCGTTATATCGGGACGGTTTTATTGAGGATTTCCTGCAAGAGTTCACCTATGAATATGGGCATCTGTCCATCTTATTCAAGACCAATAATTCGGAAGCCATCAGCACGGTGTTGAAAAATAACATCGCCGCAACCATCGGGCATGACTTCTCCTTTCACCAGCACCCGCTTTGGAAAGAAGGATTGATTAAGATGGTCGAGATTACCGAGATCCAGCAGCCCAAAATGCAGATCGGCTTCGTGCAGACAGAATCCAGAGAGGCTGCGGCTGCGGCAGAACAATTTGCCCGACGCTTCAAACAAGCGATTGAACTGGGCCATCTGTGA
- a CDS encoding methyl-accepting chemotaxis protein — MIGFFRKRLVMRIAAVVTLVITIIAVGSMLTQIANVKLAAQRAIASYNIQIAESYVKQLDTASYLGFAKDPKENEEYLRIRDELDDFRVRIGAMYVYFVKIDEKGSPLIMVDGMKDADKASAINEVTDIPANAVQKLLQGETASSPIINNPEYGDYISSYAPILDSSGGLAGVIGIDTGIAVIGGIETDILKSSLPLYVILLIAALVGIAVVMWFIVRGLRPLHPLKSSVEKMAQGELAEANRTLTAYRLRSKDEIGTTYEAMIHMSGNLNKIVSDMVGGVASTTELLSESTKAFNRSTDEMLAMSRTVDRAVEEIRQGAHTQKQSASDSAHAMEEIAKGINDISESSNVVSDAAAAALTAAESGQQRMTVMKKQMENISEVSGEVTTMVQVLNNYSAEISGALHTVRDFASQTKLLALNASIEAAHAGEHGRGFAVVAEEVRKLAEASSSSMERISDLLLRIEQESQQIGTRMVDTAQEIGQGVIYTAEAELTFSQVVDAFQLVTQRIQEVSAAAEEITAGSEEAAASVNTISQISAGVSDHSDEIYRLMQDQSVMFRKVAETSTMLEQQTNEMSEAVEKVKV; from the coding sequence ATGATCGGTTTTTTCAGAAAACGCCTGGTGATGCGAATTGCGGCTGTGGTAACACTGGTCATTACGATTATAGCGGTGGGAAGCATGCTGACGCAGATCGCTAATGTGAAGCTTGCTGCACAGCGGGCTATCGCGAGTTACAATATCCAGATTGCCGAAAGTTATGTAAAGCAGCTGGATACAGCATCCTATCTGGGATTTGCCAAGGATCCCAAGGAGAATGAGGAGTATCTCCGCATTCGGGATGAACTGGATGATTTTCGTGTGCGTATTGGTGCCATGTATGTATATTTCGTCAAAATTGACGAAAAAGGAAGCCCGCTTATAATGGTGGACGGGATGAAGGATGCGGATAAAGCTTCAGCGATCAACGAAGTGACCGACATTCCAGCCAATGCGGTTCAGAAGCTGCTGCAGGGGGAAACAGCAAGTTCGCCGATCATTAATAATCCGGAGTATGGCGACTATATTTCGTCCTATGCACCGATTCTGGACAGCAGCGGTGGTCTGGCAGGTGTGATTGGAATTGATACAGGGATAGCTGTCATCGGAGGTATTGAGACTGATATATTGAAATCAAGTCTTCCGCTGTATGTGATCCTGCTTATCGCAGCACTTGTCGGTATAGCTGTAGTGATGTGGTTTATCGTTAGAGGATTGCGTCCGCTTCATCCACTTAAATCAAGTGTAGAAAAGATGGCACAAGGCGAGCTTGCCGAAGCTAATCGTACTTTGACAGCATACCGTTTGCGGAGTAAAGATGAGATTGGAACAACATATGAAGCGATGATACATATGTCTGGTAACCTGAATAAAATCGTAAGTGATATGGTTGGTGGAGTGGCCTCAACAACCGAATTGTTATCCGAATCCACCAAGGCGTTTAATCGAAGCACGGATGAGATGCTTGCTATGAGCCGAACTGTGGATCGTGCTGTGGAGGAGATTAGACAAGGTGCGCATACCCAGAAGCAAAGTGCCAGTGACAGCGCCCATGCGATGGAAGAGATTGCAAAAGGCATCAATGATATATCTGAATCCTCCAATGTAGTGTCAGATGCGGCAGCAGCAGCTCTTACTGCGGCGGAATCGGGGCAGCAGCGCATGACCGTGATGAAGAAACAAATGGAAAACATCTCTGAGGTATCTGGGGAGGTTACCACGATGGTGCAGGTGCTGAACAACTATTCTGCTGAAATCAGCGGTGCACTGCATACGGTGCGTGACTTTGCAAGTCAGACCAAACTGCTGGCACTTAATGCTTCGATCGAGGCGGCCCATGCGGGTGAGCATGGCAGAGGATTTGCCGTGGTTGCGGAAGAAGTGAGAAAACTTGCCGAAGCTTCCAGTTCATCGATGGAACGAATCTCGGATCTGCTGCTTCGCATTGAACAGGAATCACAGCAGATTGGTACCCGTATGGTTGATACCGCTCAGGAGATCGGTCAAGGCGTAATATATACAGCCGAGGCAGAGCTGACGTTCTCACAGGTTGTAGATGCATTTCAACTGGTAACCCAGCGTATTCAAGAGGTTTCTGCTGCGGCTGAGGAAATTACAGCGGGCTCGGAAGAAGCGGCAGCTTCCGTCAACACCATTTCACAGATTTCTGCAGGCGTGTCCGATCATTCGGATGAGATTTACCGTCTGATGCAGGATCAATCCGTGATGTTCCGTAAGGTCGCGGAAACATCTACGATGCTGGAACAGCAGACGAATGAGATGAGCGAAGCCGTAGAAAAAGTGAAGGTATAA
- a CDS encoding YiiX/YebB-like N1pC/P60 family cysteine hydrolase, with amino-acid sequence MKKIVSLALSMSLALSVLIFPSSHVSASQEVSIKTDMNVYQKMKEAGMTDKDIQTLQRKNAEDLKFLSEGGLERKALNDQKLLSNIPNKEKSLASSVLGTYGDILVAYNASSWGIDFGYPGHAAIVAIANTRTVESFPDDGVQYHVNDWGNRSNVYAMNVKGATASQYNKAANYAAQQIGKPYNWNFVNPWTEDKFYCSQLVWKAWKTQGIDVDYITIDPIVTPMEIAKSGNTLIYYSN; translated from the coding sequence ATGAAAAAGATCGTTAGTTTAGCTCTTTCTATGAGTCTGGCACTGAGTGTTCTTATTTTTCCTTCAAGCCATGTGAGCGCAAGTCAAGAAGTTTCTATTAAAACTGATATGAATGTCTATCAGAAAATGAAGGAAGCAGGAATGACGGATAAGGACATTCAGACATTACAACGGAAAAATGCTGAAGATCTCAAATTTTTAAGTGAGGGTGGTTTAGAGAGGAAAGCTCTGAATGATCAGAAGTTACTCTCGAACATTCCAAATAAGGAAAAATCTTTGGCATCCTCTGTATTAGGTACATACGGTGACATTTTAGTCGCGTATAACGCTAGTTCTTGGGGCATAGATTTTGGTTATCCAGGACATGCTGCTATTGTTGCAATAGCTAATACTCGAACCGTTGAATCTTTCCCTGATGATGGAGTGCAGTATCATGTAAACGATTGGGGGAATCGTTCCAATGTGTATGCAATGAACGTTAAAGGAGCAACTGCAAGTCAGTATAATAAAGCAGCAAATTACGCTGCACAACAAATTGGAAAGCCGTATAACTGGAACTTTGTTAACCCGTGGACTGAGGATAAATTTTATTGTTCTCAATTGGTATGGAAAGCATGGAAAACACAAGGGATAGATGTGGATTATATAACGATTGATCCTATTGTAACTCCTATGGAAATAGCTAAATCAGGCAATACATTGATCTACTACAGCAACTAA
- a CDS encoding amino acid permease, which yields MAQTQTEESLQKKLKPRHITFMAMGGVIGTGIFKGSAGTIGLAGPGVIVTYIFAGLLLLVVMAAMAEMATVYKNRNMKDFVQEAFGSRVSFIMGWMYCFLWLSVCVIEVIAAGSFLQYWFADVPLWMLSLACAAFIILVNLLSVGVFGEFEFWLAGIKIAMIIIFIVLGAGLIFGLIPSDNTPYLQNYTQAGGFFPNGWTSIFSALLVVMFSYGGSELIGLTLTETENAEKVMPKIVGNFMLRIILFFTLPILIICGLIPWNEIGPESSPFVQVLASTGLPGAAHIMNFILVTAVLSAANSGIYGASRMMHSMAVGGEAPKALAKTNRNGSPINTLLVCTVVLLAGSMLGLFAQDQLFRVLLAVPGFVVILVWICIAASQLKLRKKYPVQPTFKVWGFPYITGTVVMILSIIALMFVFDEGNRFSISICLGVLALLTIWSLIRFRKMESRLSGR from the coding sequence TTGGCTCAGACTCAGACGGAAGAATCATTACAGAAAAAATTAAAACCCAGACACATCACTTTTATGGCGATGGGTGGTGTCATTGGGACAGGTATTTTTAAAGGCAGTGCGGGCACGATCGGTCTGGCAGGCCCGGGTGTTATTGTGACGTACATTTTCGCGGGGCTGCTGTTACTTGTGGTCATGGCTGCGATGGCAGAGATGGCTACGGTATACAAGAATAGAAACATGAAAGATTTTGTACAAGAGGCATTTGGCAGCCGAGTTTCATTTATTATGGGATGGATGTACTGCTTCCTGTGGTTATCGGTGTGTGTCATTGAGGTGATTGCTGCAGGCAGCTTCCTGCAGTATTGGTTTGCAGATGTTCCGCTGTGGATGCTCAGTCTGGCGTGCGCGGCATTTATAATATTGGTGAATCTGCTCAGCGTTGGTGTGTTCGGGGAATTTGAGTTCTGGCTGGCCGGGATCAAAATTGCGATGATCATTATCTTTATCGTTCTTGGGGCGGGGCTGATCTTTGGCCTCATTCCAAGCGATAACACACCTTATCTGCAGAACTATACACAAGCTGGCGGGTTTTTCCCGAATGGCTGGACGTCGATTTTCTCAGCACTGCTCGTAGTCATGTTCTCGTATGGTGGGTCAGAGCTGATTGGTTTGACGCTGACAGAGACGGAAAATGCGGAGAAAGTGATGCCTAAGATCGTGGGCAATTTTATGCTCAGAATCATCTTGTTCTTCACGCTGCCCATTCTGATTATCTGTGGTCTGATTCCGTGGAACGAGATTGGACCGGAAAGCAGTCCGTTTGTACAGGTGTTGGCGTCCACTGGCCTGCCGGGGGCTGCACATATTATGAACTTTATTCTGGTGACGGCGGTGCTGTCTGCAGCGAACTCGGGTATCTACGGAGCATCCCGCATGATGCATTCCATGGCTGTCGGCGGGGAAGCTCCAAAAGCACTTGCCAAGACCAATCGCAATGGCAGTCCGATTAACACCTTGCTGGTGTGTACAGTTGTTCTGCTGGCTGGTTCTATGCTAGGACTGTTTGCACAAGATCAGCTGTTTAGAGTGCTGCTTGCTGTTCCTGGCTTTGTCGTTATTCTGGTCTGGATCTGCATCGCTGCGTCACAGCTCAAATTGCGTAAAAAATATCCGGTTCAGCCTACCTTCAAGGTATGGGGGTTCCCTTACATTACCGGAACGGTTGTTATGATACTCAGCATCATTGCTCTGATGTTTGTGTTTGATGAAGGGAATCGATTCAGCATAAGCATTTGTCTCGGCGTACTTGCACTGCTGACGATCTGGTCTTTGATTCGATTTCGGAAGATGGAAAGCCGGTTGTCGGGACGATAG
- a CDS encoding GNAT family N-acetyltransferase: MEIRVDDLSGNQVKALIAEHLLGMAADSPPESIHALNLDGLKKPEITFWCAWDGEELLGCGAIKELNAEHAELKSMRTASAHLRKGVARGILAHIIDEAVARGYQRISLETGSMDSFIPARKLYEDFGFEYCEPFADYILDPNSAFMTRVIG; the protein is encoded by the coding sequence ATGGAAATTAGAGTGGATGATCTGAGTGGTAACCAGGTAAAGGCGTTAATCGCGGAACATTTATTGGGTATGGCGGCGGATTCGCCGCCCGAGAGTATACATGCTTTGAATCTGGATGGACTGAAAAAGCCAGAGATTACATTCTGGTGTGCATGGGACGGAGAGGAACTGCTCGGCTGCGGAGCGATCAAGGAGCTAAACGCAGAACATGCTGAACTGAAGTCAATGCGTACGGCTTCGGCTCACTTGCGCAAAGGAGTAGCCCGTGGAATTCTGGCTCACATTATCGACGAAGCGGTCGCTCGCGGTTATCAACGAATCAGTCTGGAGACGGGCTCCATGGATTCATTTATCCCGGCACGGAAACTTTATGAGGATTTCGGGTTCGAATATTGCGAGCCGTTTGCTGATTATATTTTAGATCCGAACAGTGCATTTATGACCAGAGTAATTGGATGA
- a CDS encoding DUF1963 domain-containing protein, protein MSERIPCISEGCDHKILPATAAKTGGYCMPCKQEMEREAHQRYIEANRRDVNLYEGITDEVQILKIMHESRTYDELVRYVPYKYSMEQVYLSLSAEQQQEMKQYAMELIRSDDEDTGKDILVYLVCYHDLPLTAEIPELLDRDIVYPAVLFKSASGETRDHLLQQVNTDEGNRNLILIMLAFIGDDVVVQQFWQWKQSPPEWTDKLYAAPDAYALQAGWELTEEGQRRELFMTPSYSLYEAGESNAARSESDNLAGDLVSLLAPSFYHCPWCSNPIVSLMNLHVKHPSLQSVHWNSPQLDVQTCLICSCYGVVYMEMDSTGNPVWSKHNVKPDGFDELDIEEMKLDISGLVSRTLDYAGAEEGESLAQIGIEEGEQEQGWQQGKEQESVQEQKQKQKQVQRRSFCIAPEPRRPFHGSEWAMEPSLSQVGGHPGWVQDADYPECPACSTTMKALGQLDGELIQEHGEGVYYMFACEPCQMTAVSYQQS, encoded by the coding sequence ATGTCAGAACGTATCCCATGTATAAGCGAAGGGTGCGATCATAAGATTTTACCAGCGACCGCTGCCAAAACGGGCGGGTACTGCATGCCCTGCAAGCAGGAAATGGAGCGTGAAGCCCACCAGCGGTACATTGAGGCAAATCGGCGGGATGTGAATCTGTATGAAGGGATTACGGATGAGGTACAGATTTTGAAAATCATGCATGAATCTCGCACATATGATGAACTTGTTCGATATGTACCGTATAAATATTCCATGGAACAGGTATATCTATCTCTTTCAGCAGAGCAGCAGCAGGAGATGAAACAATATGCGATGGAGCTGATCCGATCAGATGATGAGGATACCGGCAAAGATATTTTGGTATATCTCGTGTGTTACCATGATCTGCCCCTGACTGCGGAGATTCCGGAGCTTCTGGATCGGGACATCGTTTATCCGGCTGTTTTGTTCAAAAGCGCCTCTGGTGAGACGCGAGATCATCTGCTGCAGCAGGTGAACACCGATGAGGGAAATCGCAACCTTATCTTGATCATGCTGGCCTTCATTGGCGACGATGTTGTTGTGCAGCAGTTCTGGCAGTGGAAGCAGTCTCCACCAGAGTGGACTGACAAGCTGTATGCCGCCCCTGATGCTTACGCGCTGCAGGCGGGTTGGGAGTTAACCGAAGAAGGGCAGCGAAGAGAGTTATTTATGACCCCGAGTTATTCATTGTATGAAGCAGGGGAGAGTAATGCAGCGAGAAGTGAGAGCGACAACCTTGCTGGTGATCTAGTTTCTTTGCTCGCACCAAGTTTCTATCATTGCCCGTGGTGCAGCAATCCAATCGTCAGCTTAATGAATTTACATGTGAAGCATCCATCGCTTCAGTCCGTCCACTGGAATTCTCCACAACTTGATGTGCAGACCTGTCTGATATGCAGCTGTTATGGCGTGGTCTACATGGAGATGGATTCCACAGGCAATCCAGTCTGGAGCAAGCATAATGTGAAGCCTGATGGATTCGATGAGTTAGATATAGAAGAGATGAAGTTGGATATTTCGGGATTAGTGTCTCGTACATTGGATTACGCAGGAGCAGAAGAAGGAGAGTCACTGGCACAGATCGGGATAGAAGAAGGAGAGCAGGAACAGGGATGGCAGCAGGGAAAGGAACAGGAGTCGGTGCAGGAGCAAAAGCAGAAGCAGAAGCAGGTACAGCGCCGTTCATTCTGCATTGCGCCTGAACCACGCCGACCTTTTCATGGCAGTGAATGGGCCATGGAACCTTCGCTGTCTCAGGTTGGCGGGCACCCCGGATGGGTGCAGGATGCAGACTATCCAGAATGTCCTGCCTGCTCTACTACGATGAAGGCGCTCGGTCAGTTGGATGGCGAATTAATTCAGGAGCATGGTGAAGGTGTATATTACATGTTCGCTTGTGAGCCATGCCAGATGACGGCAGTATCGTATCAGCAGTCTTGA
- a CDS encoding alanyl-tRNA editing protein, which translates to MTQKIYYDAAYTRQWHTHITNRVTKEDGVYVTLVETAFYPHGGGQPCDLGQIGGIAVLDVNLEDGEIWHKLERSPEQDEVDCELDWERRFDHMQQHTGQHLLSAITLKLTDAMTLSFHLGTDYATIDVAAETLSAEQLAAIEQEVNRQIVRNAPVRASWVTAEEAARLPLVKQPTVTEDIRIVEIEGVEYNACGGTHVAATGEIGIIKLLRTEKVKGGTRIYFKCGMRALNEFTAAQQVLNGITAKLKTSRDELLERIEKMEQEQKLLQNELNAVKSTNDSYYAQELLAAREGLVIAQIFEDKSLKDMQSLATKLTAEHEGLVLFASISEAKVVLAQNGQPPEWACGPFFKGNLGAYQGKGGGSEKLAQAGFASSEDALAFYEFTKEQLGHHS; encoded by the coding sequence ATGACTCAAAAAATTTACTATGACGCTGCGTATACACGCCAGTGGCATACACATATTACAAATCGAGTGACGAAAGAAGATGGCGTATACGTTACGCTGGTCGAGACGGCATTTTATCCTCATGGAGGCGGACAGCCGTGTGATCTGGGACAGATTGGCGGCATTGCTGTTCTGGATGTGAACCTGGAGGACGGAGAAATATGGCATAAGCTGGAGCGTTCACCGGAGCAGGATGAAGTGGACTGTGAACTGGATTGGGAGCGAAGATTCGACCACATGCAGCAGCATACGGGCCAGCATTTGTTATCGGCAATTACATTGAAGCTGACGGATGCCATGACGCTCAGCTTTCACTTGGGCACAGACTACGCAACGATTGATGTGGCTGCAGAGACTCTCAGCGCGGAACAGCTGGCTGCGATTGAGCAGGAGGTGAATCGGCAGATTGTTCGCAATGCTCCGGTTCGCGCTTCATGGGTTACCGCCGAAGAAGCCGCACGTTTGCCTTTGGTGAAGCAGCCGACGGTGACGGAGGACATTCGCATCGTGGAGATCGAGGGTGTCGAGTACAATGCTTGTGGCGGCACGCATGTGGCGGCAACAGGCGAGATTGGCATCATTAAGCTGCTGAGAACGGAGAAGGTGAAGGGCGGTACTCGAATATATTTCAAATGCGGAATGAGAGCTTTGAACGAATTTACAGCAGCACAACAGGTACTAAACGGGATAACGGCAAAGTTAAAGACAAGTCGGGACGAGCTGCTGGAGCGCATTGAGAAAATGGAGCAGGAGCAAAAGCTGCTGCAAAACGAGCTGAATGCAGTAAAATCGACCAACGATTCTTACTATGCACAGGAACTGCTTGCGGCACGGGAAGGGCTGGTCATTGCCCAGATTTTCGAGGATAAATCTCTCAAGGACATGCAAAGTCTTGCCACCAAACTTACCGCAGAGCATGAAGGTTTGGTGCTGTTTGCCAGCATCTCGGAAGCGAAGGTTGTGCTGGCACAGAACGGACAGCCGCCGGAATGGGCATGCGGGCCATTTTTCAAAGGCAATCTGGGGGCTTACCAGGGTAAAGGCGGCGGCAGTGAGAAATTAGCTCAGGCGGGTTTCGCGAGCAGTGAGGATGCGCTGGCATTTTATGAATTCACGAAGGAGCAGCTTGGACACCATTCCTAA
- the dhaK gene encoding dihydroxyacetone kinase subunit DhaK, which yields MKKIINQAEHVVMEMCNGIALAHPELEFLKKYKVIKRREIQTDKVSLISGGGSGHEPAHAGYVGKGMLDAAVCGDVFASPSQIQVYQAIKATASSKGTLLIIKNYSGDMMNFKNAAHLAEEDGIHVQYVRVEDDIAVQDSLYTVGRRGVAGTVLVHKIAGAAAEEGRSLEEVKAAAEKAAQNVRSIGFGFTSCTVPAKGTPTFEIAEDEMEFGVGIHGEPGIRREKIVSADELAGRMVSALLKDMKLDQNASAEIAVLVNGFGATPLQELYLLNNSVQRELAGHAGLNVATTFVGNYMTSIDMAGASVTILKLDEELKTLLFKESDTPAFKVSGPPVAQVAYSEALEAVVTEDAPVSYEVQTDASAAVVENNQFSLDNMVYLIDKMGEIIIKNEVPFCELDSHAGDGDFGMSVAKGFRQLKREWNHIVNEEKKDIGSFLDACSLVIMEYCGGASGPIWGSAFRAAGKAAGEKQQLNVAEFAEIMQAAVQGIQATGERSFGRGAVVGDKTLIDALVPCADAWTQSAESGDGFKSAFAKGAAAAVDGAKKTEDIVARMGRAGTVGDRSLGYPDAGAYALGVIFTELSESLK from the coding sequence ATGAAAAAAATCATCAACCAAGCTGAACATGTTGTCATGGAAATGTGCAACGGGATTGCGCTCGCGCACCCGGAGCTGGAATTCCTAAAAAAATATAAAGTGATCAAACGCAGAGAGATTCAAACTGACAAAGTCAGCCTGATCAGCGGCGGCGGCAGCGGTCACGAGCCAGCACATGCAGGTTATGTCGGTAAAGGTATGCTGGATGCGGCTGTGTGCGGAGATGTATTTGCATCCCCTTCCCAAATCCAGGTTTATCAAGCGATCAAAGCAACGGCAAGCAGCAAAGGTACACTGCTTATCATCAAAAACTACAGCGGCGACATGATGAACTTCAAAAACGCAGCACATCTGGCTGAAGAAGATGGCATCCACGTGCAGTATGTACGTGTGGAAGATGACATCGCTGTGCAGGACAGCTTGTACACGGTAGGACGCCGCGGTGTAGCTGGAACTGTTCTGGTTCACAAAATTGCCGGTGCCGCAGCAGAAGAAGGACGCAGCCTGGAAGAAGTGAAGGCTGCTGCCGAGAAAGCGGCGCAGAACGTGCGCAGTATCGGCTTTGGTTTCACTTCTTGTACGGTTCCTGCCAAAGGAACACCAACCTTCGAAATTGCGGAAGACGAGATGGAGTTTGGCGTTGGTATTCACGGTGAGCCTGGTATTCGCCGGGAGAAAATCGTCTCTGCAGATGAGCTTGCAGGACGTATGGTTTCCGCATTGCTCAAAGATATGAAGCTGGATCAAAATGCGTCCGCCGAGATCGCTGTGCTTGTGAACGGTTTTGGTGCGACACCTCTGCAAGAGCTGTACTTGCTCAACAACTCGGTGCAGCGTGAGCTTGCAGGACATGCAGGTCTTAACGTAGCAACGACATTTGTAGGCAACTACATGACCAGTATCGACATGGCAGGTGCATCAGTTACCATTCTGAAGCTGGATGAGGAATTGAAAACCTTGCTGTTTAAGGAAAGCGACACACCTGCATTTAAAGTGTCTGGCCCTCCAGTGGCGCAAGTTGCTTACTCCGAAGCGCTGGAAGCGGTTGTGACTGAGGATGCTCCAGTATCTTATGAAGTGCAGACGGATGCGTCAGCAGCTGTTGTTGAAAACAATCAGTTCTCACTGGATAACATGGTTTACCTGATCGATAAAATGGGCGAGATCATCATCAAGAACGAAGTACCGTTCTGTGAACTGGATTCCCATGCCGGTGACGGCGATTTCGGAATGAGTGTAGCCAAAGGCTTCCGTCAATTGAAGCGTGAGTGGAACCACATCGTTAACGAAGAGAAAAAAGATATCGGTTCATTCCTCGATGCATGTTCTCTCGTCATCATGGAGTATTGCGGCGGAGCATCCGGCCCAATCTGGGGTTCGGCATTCCGTGCAGCGGGCAAAGCGGCAGGTGAGAAACAACAGTTGAATGTTGCTGAGTTTGCTGAAATAATGCAGGCAGCGGTTCAAGGCATTCAAGCAACAGGTGAACGTTCCTTCGGACGCGGTGCAGTTGTGGGTGACAAAACGCTGATCGATGCACTCGTTCCATGCGCAGATGCCTGGACGCAAAGCGCGGAATCTGGAGACGGCTTCAAATCCGCATTTGCCAAAGGTGCAGCGGCAGCGGTTGATGGTGCGAAGAAAACCGAAGATATCGTAGCACGTATGGGACGCGCAGGTACGGTCGGTGACCGCAGCCTGGGATATCCGGATGCTGGTGCGTATGCACTGGGTGTTATTTTCACTGAGCTGTCCGAGTCTTTGAAGTAG
- a CDS encoding glycerol dehydrogenase: MRKAFISPTKYVQGEDELLNLGYFVKSFGDSALLIAHPDDVQRVKAKLDATAEKFNITFVESGFRGECSREEVARLQEIAKEKGCTCTIGLGGGKAIDAAKCVAEGDALIICPTIAATDAPTSHSAVLYTPEGSFDDYAYFKQSPSVVLVDTTVIANAPTRFLVSGMGDALSTYFEARATAKSYSRVNASLPMGSREGYTPSAVGTNAALALAKLCYEMLLTDGAKAKVASDSNVVTQALENIVETNILLSGLGFESGGLAAAHAIHNGLTVLEGTHHYFHGEKVSFGTIAQLVLENAPTEELHQVMDFCLSVGLPVSLADIGVETITQEELLKVAEIACIPEESIHAMPFPITVPEVAAAIAAADRIGREYKARQEAK, from the coding sequence ATGAGAAAAGCATTTATCAGCCCAACCAAATACGTGCAAGGCGAAGACGAATTGTTGAACCTGGGTTATTTCGTAAAATCCTTCGGAGATTCTGCATTGTTGATTGCACACCCGGATGATGTACAGCGTGTCAAAGCCAAGCTGGATGCAACAGCAGAAAAATTCAATATCACGTTTGTTGAAAGCGGTTTTAGAGGCGAATGTTCACGTGAGGAAGTTGCTCGTTTGCAAGAAATCGCGAAAGAAAAAGGCTGCACATGCACGATCGGTCTCGGTGGCGGTAAAGCCATTGATGCCGCGAAATGTGTTGCTGAAGGCGATGCACTGATCATCTGCCCAACGATTGCAGCAACAGACGCACCGACAAGTCACTCGGCAGTATTGTACACACCAGAAGGTTCTTTTGACGATTACGCATACTTCAAGCAAAGCCCAAGCGTGGTGCTCGTAGATACAACCGTTATCGCTAATGCACCAACACGTTTCCTCGTATCCGGTATGGGAGATGCATTGTCCACATACTTCGAGGCAAGAGCAACAGCGAAATCCTATTCCCGTGTGAATGCAAGTCTGCCAATGGGTTCCCGCGAGGGGTACACGCCTTCTGCTGTAGGAACCAACGCAGCGCTGGCGCTTGCTAAATTGTGTTACGAAATGCTGCTTACGGACGGCGCCAAAGCAAAAGTAGCGAGCGACAGCAACGTGGTAACTCAAGCCCTGGAAAACATCGTAGAAACGAACATCCTGTTGTCTGGTCTTGGATTCGAAAGCGGCGGTCTGGCTGCAGCTCACGCGATTCACAATGGTCTGACGGTTCTGGAAGGTACACACCACTATTTCCACGGTGAAAAAGTATCCTTCGGTACGATTGCACAGCTCGTCCTTGAAAATGCACCAACCGAAGAACTGCACCAAGTGATGGACTTCTGTCTTTCCGTAGGATTGCCTGTAAGTCTTGCAGATATCGGCGTAGAAACCATTACACAAGAAGAATTGTTGAAAGTAGCAGAGATTGCGTGCATTCCAGAGGAATCCATCCACGCGATGCCATTCCCGATTACAGTTCCTGAAGTAGCCGCAGCGATTGCAGCAGCTGACCGAATCGGACGGGAGTACAAAGCTCGCCAGGAGGCAAAATAA